The window ctgctgtgttcatttgtaggggcggctgaaccagccgtccctacaaatacctgCTGTATATATAGCAGCCACCTCCATCCCAAGAAAAAAAATTCCAACCCTAACTCCTCAAGCGCATCCACATCCACCTCTCCGTCTCTCTCCTCTCTCGGCGgcggctccctctctctcttgtctccactctcctccctccctcttctCTTAGCGTCTCCCGACTCCCAGCTCCGCTCCCAGATCCCGCCGTGCGCGCGAGCGAGCCCCAAGGAGTGACCATGGAGGAGCCCACGGAGACCAGGCCAGCCGGTGCGGAGGATCTCGCGAATAGCACGCAAGAGCCGGAGGGGCCTCTACCGGAGGTTGAGGAGGAGGAAGTGGAGGAGGAGGCAAAGGCGGCGCTGGGGTCAAAGGGGTCCCATCCGTTCACCATGCGGGAGCTCCTCGGCGAGCTCAAGGAGGACGGCGAGACGGCGGCCGGCGGCAGCAACACGAGATCTGCGTTCGGCGATGGGAACGGGGTCGGATCCGCTGATGCCGAGGGCTCGTCCTACAAGTTTGTGTGTATTCGCATCATTTAGATCTCATTGCATGTACTAGATCACCGTGGCTTGGTTAGGTTTGTGGCATGACCGGATCGCGTCGCCTTCTCCACGCTCTCCCTCGCCGCCGACAACCTCGAGGAGACGCTGCAGCGGTCCAGGGACTCCGCAGGCCGCGTCGTGGAGCGGATGCAGCACACGTGGATGGCCGTGCGGGTGCTCTGGAAGTCGCTCCTGTCCGTGCTCTCGTCTGCCACCGACAACCTCCTTTTTTCTGTTTTGTTAGTTAAAAGCTTAATTTAGTTCCCCTCCATAATCCCATAAACTGTCATGGTTGGTTTATTTCATGGGATTCCTATTTTTTTTGGTTCAGTTACGTTTATGTATGCTGCTTCTTTCAATTACTTGCTCCACCACTAGCAAAACTCATGTAGTGTTAGACTACAAGTCTACAAAGCAAATTGATTAAATAAATTCATTGATTGTTGATTGTCGAAACTATAATTGCTGTGTTTGGTTCATGTTCTCCATTGTTTTTCCTTCAGTCATTTTCCGCTTGTAATGCTTTTCCTTCAGCCATTTACTGCTTGTAAATATGGTCAGTCATGAAGTTAAATGCTTGCTATGAAACTTTTGAATCCACTGCCTAAAAATGTCTCACTTGTTTGTTTCAATAAATTAAATGCTTGCATTGCCATGTTCATGGTGTTTCTGAATTTGCCATTCAATTGAAAGTTTATCTTATTATAACATTATGGTCTCTGCAGGAGGTGTTAACTTTTGTGTATTTGACATGTAGCACCATTGCCAAAGATGTGGGGCTTGTTCTGCAGCAGCTGCACCCAGCAGAGGATGGTTTTACGTGGACAGGGTGATTCACCTGTTAGAATTTGTGATCCTTGCAAAAAGCTTGAGGAAGCAGCACGCCATGAGTTGAGATATGGGCACAAAAATAGAGCTACAAGAggtctattttctttttcttatccTTCTGATCAGTCATGTGTTTCAGTGAATAAATGTGATTTGGTTAACACTACTGCTATGAAATATGTTTAAATAGTACATTTGTGGAAATCATAATAAACCAATAGCAATCAAGGCCGTGCTGATTGAAATCTGACTATCAGCATGGAACCCAATGGAGATGCAGTTTTACGTTGAAATTTGGCTCTCATCATAATATAAATCACGTTTGAGTTATTTCTCCCTTGCAATGATGGTATTCTGAATAGATGCGCGCCTGGTTGCTTGAGTTATTTCTACTGAATGTAGCCAAATGTGGTTCCAGTTCTGAACCTGCAAATTGTCTGTGCAAATTTATCATTGTTGGCTTTGTCTTAGGGCCCTTAAACTTAACACTTGGAGATGCTTTTTCATGTAGGGAAATTACAAACTTATCAATTATGAAAGGCAAAGGCAAACACAATAGTTGGCATGATGTGAGGCAAATTACAACAAGAGAACTAGTGTGATCTGTGGGCAGCATATTTACATGTCCTTTGCTTAAGACGATTAATCTACTAGGAAGTAGTCTAATGTCGATCTTATACTTCTTTCATGTGCTAAAATGATCTGGCATCAGTAGGGGAGTGTTGATATTTTTTTCCCTGTATGTCAATTAGTTGCAAAATACAGAAAATAGCATAAACAGGTTTTTATTCTGTTTGGTTTCTACAAGGTAAAAACTGTATGAAGGCTAGATTGCATTTCTATATCAGTTTGTTTGCAAAATTATTTGGAATGCATGTTGGGACACCATTTGTTCAGTTAGATTGCATTTCTTATCCACCTGAAGGTTTGATGTGATGGTAGACAAAATATGCCATTGGTGATGATCTAGATCTTGCAAGTTTGATAGAAAGCAACTCCAGAACATACCATAGAATGCAGTTGAGATGATAGAATTAAAACGCAATTCCTATGAACATAGAATTTCCAGCATCATTCTGCAAGTTTATTTGTCTGTATCAACAAAAGTGGATGCCTCAAGTCTCATGATCCATTTGTGATTAACACATTCTGTTTAGCTAAAGTTGAGACAGAAATATAAAGTTAGACAGTTTGGGAAAGGCGATAATCTCCATTAGGAACATAAATGTCAACTTTGTACTGTCACAAATTGTTTTAAAGTATTCTTTGTGGTACAAAATAGTTGGTGAAGAAACATACTGGATCTGGCTTCGACAAGTTTCTCCTTTCCATGTTATGCTCATAATTCTGCATGTCTTTGGCAGGCCATCTGGCCGTTGGAGTTTGAGAAGTTTGAAAACAAGTCAGATGCCATTGGAACTTCTGGTTTTGATGACCGCATCACCAAGATGATCAAAAATTGGTATTGCAGTGGCAAGACAATTCTTGTTGAAAAGAGTGAACATAAACTGGCTATTGAAATAGAACTGGTCAGCCTTAGCACCCTTTTCTTGCTTCTACTTGGTGCAACATATATCAATGCATTCAAAATCTGCTGTGTATTTGACAGAAAATAGCCTGCCGCTGTGATGAAGTTGCGTTTGAACTGATGTGGGGCCTGGAAAACCACTTCCATATTTTAGTGCCTGATGAGGAATTAGAGCTACGTGAGGAGGGACCGTAAGTATAGGAGCCAAGGATTACATATGTTCCTGCGAAGTCTTAATTATAACATCGAACTAGAGTTGGTGAGCACACTAGTCTTTACTGATGTCCAACGTTCAATTTTTCTGTTTTACTGTACCCTATCATGTAAATTTATTGTGTTCGCTTGTTCTGTAATCCATGAAAATCACCAAAGTTTATATTGTGATACTTCCTGGAATATCATACCAACTGTACGCTAAGCACTATGATATCAACAAAGGAAAAATCATCTATGTATCTCAGTATCATTTTCATGTCTCTGTGAAAGTGCTAAGATGAATAACGTGTTAGACAATGATACATCTTTTTCATGTCTTTCATGTATTGCTTTGCACAGCATATAAAGATGGTTAAAAAATTGTTTGGGTAATTTAAAATGTTTTTGgcggaaaaatatactgtaggggcggttggtactgtagccgcccctataaatagatattataggggcggctggtactgtagccgcccctacaaatcgatttgtaggggcggtctgggaaccgcccctataaatgcatgatttgtagagacggtatggtaggggcagctggccgaaccgcccctacaaatgccatCTTAGCCTTACATGTTCATGAGCCAACAATAAAGATCGTTGCCAACGGTGAAGATCGTTGCCTGAAAACATTATGTTTTGGCTAGTGTTAGTGTTGATATTCGAACTTGTCCTGATGTATATGTAAATTATTCGGTTTGGTTGACCGAGTGCATATTTGCTTGGTATGGTTCGAGTGCATTGCCGAGTTGTCCACCAGAAAGAGAATGATGCATCACTGGTTGCTAAACCGTTGCCGATGGTCCGAGCCAGGGATGCATGCTACCAGGAAGCAGAGAGGAGGTACAATAAAGCAGCGGCCATGTATTCAATTCAATTCGGATTGCAATCTGCGTCAATATTATTTTAATTCAATTCGTCATGGATCGCAAGGTTTAGACATGAGGAAGGAAGGAGCCTGCATGCGTGCGACGTGGCGAGAAAAGAAGGAACAAGCTTGAATGCACTTTAGGTAAGGACAGAGACTAGCGGCAGGTCTCGTGTGCTGTGTTTGGGCTGAGCTAATCTGCCATGACGTGATTTATGCAAAAGGAAAGGCTGATTATTCATTGGAGTTTGTATTCAGCAATATCATGCAAGACGTGCACGGTGCGTATATGGTATGCAGATGCAGAAGGCAATATACACAAGCCGTCAGGAGATCGATCAAGAGACAAAATCAAGGACGGACCAGGAGTCTTAGCATGTGTTTGGATGGGGGTTGAGGTGGGTTGGGGATGGGTTGGACCTAGCTTTAGGAGTGTTTGGTTGGAAGAGTAGAGGGTTGGGTTGATCCCCTAAAGGGAATATTCTGCTTAGATACGGGTCGACCCGGTCCGTCTGAATCGAGCGGACGGGGTCGAATCCACTCCGTCGAGCGCACGAGCGAGAAGATCGAGTCTGAGCGCGGGGCGGCATGGAGCGAGCTGAGGTCCGGACTCAGGCGCGGGCCAAGCAGGAGCGGCGGTGCAGGGCCAAGCAGAGGCCGAGCGGCGGCGGGGGCTGAGCAGGGGCGGTGCCGTGGAGCCGAGCGCTGCAGTGGGGGTCCTTGGGTGAGCAGCAGCACGTCTCCGAGCAGGCCAcgcgagcgcggcggcgcgggGTCGAGCGCGTGCGGTGGTGGCGTGGGGCCGAGCAGGCTGTGCTATTGTAGGCGCGGCGTGTGGGGCTCGGCGCGGGAAGGATCTCCGCCGGCGGCATCTCCGGCGAGGTTGAGCAGCATGGCGAGGCGCGATGTGTACAGCTTTGTCCGCGGGAGGATGTCCGCCGGACCCATCTCTGGCGAGATCGAGCAGCACGGCGAGGCGCTCAGCGCAGCTGCCGAGAACTGCAtgagcgagaggaagaagaagggcacaGAGACTTACATGTGGGGCCCATGTGGCAGGGGTCTCAACCCACATCTCATATGTCTCCAACCAAACAAGAAACCGGAACGAACCCAACCCAGAGAACCAAACAAGAAATCGGGTTCACCCCATCCCTAAAAACAGAGTTAGGTCCAACCCAACCCACTACAACCTAGAACCAAACACATGTTTATTTTCTGAACTTAACCGAGATGAATATGTACTACGggaatctatatctatatttatatttatatctatatctgtaCCTTtataataaagagacaaaatttcagTCCATTTTTTGTCCATCTATTTTTTTTGTCGACCACCCTCTGACTACCGGATAATGAAGAGTTTCCTCGGTCTGGATTTATATATAACCCGTGCTCCACGAGTTATAATATCTATTGTCTAGCGCGATACGGATCGAGTCCGATTCCAAAATGTATTGAGTCATGGATGTGACCCAGACTCTTGAGATAACTTGGATAGCTAGAATTCTAATCCTAAACTGAATAGAAATAGAAATCCTGatcaaatagaaaaggaaaaacaaaaataCAAATAAGATAAATTTTACCCTGCATATTAAACCACGACTCCTCTCTTTGGTTTTGTGGGCGATTGGAGTACATTAGATTTGTGGTGGGCTGGTTTTGCGGATGTATATGGCAACAATTATTTTATGCTATCTCTCTTGATTGTACAATTCCTCTTCTATTCCAATACACAATTACCTCATGCTATCTATGGACTGTACAATTCCTTTCTTATTCCAATACGTGGTATTCGAATACTCATatatatctaataataaagagacaaaatttttGCTACAGTTTTTTTCATCTAACTCTAATTTCTATTTGGATTCTGGTCTTTTGTCGGGTAATCCTCCTCCAACTCCAAGATGGCCTTGGCCTCCTACAACTGCTAGTCAACAAGGTGAACGGACTGACGGGTGTGAATGGACTTAGAAAAAAATCAAATAAAAGTAGAACGCCAACGGACataaaaaaatcaaataaaaGTAGAATGCCAACGGACATAGAAAAAAAGAATCGAATAGAAGTAAAACACCAACAAACATATAAGATCATGAACATACATTGGACCAAGATTAGCAAGCGGTGTCAGGTCGATCAAACAAAACAAGGCGAACAAGATCGGCGAGCGGCTTGAGGTCGTCAATGTGCTAGATGTGGTTGTTCCTGAGGTCAAGAGGTGTGGGAAGACACAAAAGCAGGGCAGCAGCGTCGAGCGGGGACAGTCCTAGCCAAaactacacctctctatctaaGTTCTTAAGCACCTTATAAAACATTCCAATAAAGTAACTAAGAtattgggctagctagagctcaccaaaTCAAttatagaagcaaggtcacacaaacttatgcaactagtacttcaaacaACGGGGAGCTCCTACGCAAACTAGTATGCAAAAGCAtaaagcctaagctcactagtaatgctcaataacaaggctatacAAGCTAAATTATAGAGCTCAatttacttagctacataaactaagcaatgtaactagcaaggctactcaagccaactagttacacaagggagctacttttatgctacacaagcaagaaaggTGACTAGCAAGCTATGTAAGCTAACTAGTTATAATGCCAACAACTCAAGAACAATATATGAATGAATAAATATAAGCTTGTGTATGGAGATTACAAACCAACGGAAAGatgatgacacggtgatttttgctcttgaggttcacatgcttgctggCAAACTAGTACCTGTTGTGTCGgccgttcacttggtggttcacgcgTTTATAGGCACCACGCGTAGCCCAACACTTGGGCGCTGTAAGAACATCCACAAATGAGGgcgctcaatgacatgagcaatgtaCTGGAGTTGTCTATTAGCGCTTCGCCGAGGAAGGCAAAACACCCCTCACAATCTCGTCTAGGAGGCGGCAACCTCCAAGACTAACAAGCACCACTCGCTTGTAACTCGGCCTAGTGCCAACACTTGCAAGCTGTCACAccaaattttgcatagcaaaatcaagtactcatatatgtgcgcccaggatgtccaaacacacatgtACCaacaaattgtaataatatcaaagtaaagtacttattacatcacatatctcatcataatgttaatacatagttttgctcattggcaacattattGCACAAGCGGAATACTAGCCCAATCTGCCATAGGGACTCAAACTGGTGGACATcatcctagtagtcctagacatcctccggaaactcttcatacatgttatctattacccatccgggagttttattgaatgtaaagcaagtgtaagctcaccatgcttaacaAGTATaccaaagggatctatgaggctcaaaggctagagaAGGTTTGACtgtggttcacaattttagttgatcaagttttagcatcctgaattactactttattgaacaatcccaaatcccaagtgataataatgtaTAATCAAGTTTATATCAATTCCCAATACATCTATAGTAACCACTAGTCATGAATGATCCAGATCGCTCGTAttcgtgagcacggctattataacaagtcaaatatttctacaaaaattgtacaactttacccaccaagCCGTGATTCctaatgccggggtttgcaaagcccacaacacctctacctagaaagtgtggcagggtttcactacgtaacccttcgctagtcgcactaacaagtcatagctgctaaggtttcagccgtctagctgtatgtggccctcctctaggagtggcacgcatggTAACGGCatggtacacacaccctagcaggaaaggaaacatactatgatgagtacaggcccgatcttccgagaggtagccggtaagttcgatttgtggagatctcgacattggcgatccggcttcaaatcagacacgattcgaaccctgcaaccgttacaccaccgctccgttggttatcaaccaagcacaacttgattgacctcgccaagaaggcttttcctgcaagcgaatcgaagagcacaagcaagaaggtaaaacacgcaatctgaaattgcaaatatgaatgacgcgaatatcaatagagggttcaagaactcggttccaaaggactaatcgacacagtggaggagatcaagaatgggggccctggatcactgtaaaaggatttgtcaccacagttacaatgaacgattcagtttctcgagggaaaactaaactctaaacaaaacccaattgtgtagcagcggcggcggctgtgtttatagtctaagactcgacctagggttggggacggccaggggttgggcgcccacaacttgggcttaaggcccgacacgatacatggccaagttggcccaaataggtgacgcagcaccttgccgtggtcacacataatgatccacggaccttctggagctgggaccagatccaaaacgacggcatcgtcgtcccctttccaacgcatccaagagcggcccgttttgatgtcgtatgaggaagttatgaccgaaacagtgatgacgtgtctgctgaatccgaggacgacgtggcagctgagttggaaacgaattgcaacttggggaagaccatggcgtcggtgtgtccagcgtggcgatgtcctcatcatcctccccttctcgaattggagtcgtcctcgactccatcttggtgatgtcctcattatcccctccttgtagaattggagtcgtcctcgactccatcccatcatcagcgaactcctgcaaaaggttagtgacagcaggcaatgcaccagacatacaaggttgacaaaacatagtataacatggtgcatcaggattatcacataactcagcagtagcaggagttgtagcaagaaaagcacctccttttaacttaatcccattatttttagcaatgtctgttggaggtttattttttatctcattagcatgtttaataatatccgtaggagacaaaggcagcaatgtaattttcttgtccttatgtatgatagtgtatgtattaggtctaccatggtgtaaagcatcattatcaaattcccatgggcgacctaacaaaatggaacaagcttgcatagggacaacatcaaaatcagcagtatcatgataagagcctgtgaaaaagctaatgcgtgctgatttagttaccttagtcttaccactattattgaaccattgaagtttatatggatacgaatgttgtcgtgtggtcaagccaagcttgtcaaccaaatctgaactcaccaagttgttgcaactcccgctatcaatgatagtgagaacacgacaaccctgcacaatgagatacatgtggaacaaattgtggcgttggatcttcatctcttcttcatgacccacacgtgtactcaacacacgctgcacaagaaggctagggtagtccgcggcagcagccacagagtcaatggtgatggcctccttgtcatgatcgccctcgatgggatctgcatcaatgttagcagcaagagctaaatcatcttcaacatcactagcacttacatatccatcctcggtagcaatgaaagcgcgacgactggggcattccttcatgacatgtcccatgcctttgcatcggtggcaaatgattttagagctggacgaggaggagctagtagaagcacccggagtgccacctttcttcagctgtggaaactgcacattagacaatttacttaccctggaagaaaatggaggtgtagatggctgtggtgcaacaggaagcttgggtgtctccggctcggaacgctgctgaaaattcctcccattgttagacctgaaaggctggtgttgtttgcgaccctgtacttctcgttcggccttaatagcaagatgatacaattgggaaaaattgcgccattctttgtaatcaagtatgttctgtatatcatggtttaaaccaccaaaaaatctagcactagcatcatcatcatcttcatttataccacaacgtgctaaaccaataagcaattcttgatagtatgcttctactcctttatcaccttgttttaaagtttgtagtttcaaacgtaaatcacgttggtaataaggaggaacaaaacgagatttcatacgttgctttaaaacattccaagtttgaggcacagcagcagcattattggcattgcaaagatcactccaccagaacaaagcaaaattagtaaactcactagtagcaagtctaactctatgctcagcaggaacattatgagaatcaaatttttgttgaacagcaagctcccaatctaaatatgcctctggatcaacattaccagcaaaaggtggtagactaaatttaattttagcaaaaggatcattattaccatgattattacctgccataccgcgacgattgaagttgaggc of the Miscanthus floridulus cultivar M001 unplaced genomic scaffold, ASM1932011v1 os_1969_2, whole genome shotgun sequence genome contains:
- the LOC136534475 gene encoding uncharacterized protein: MGTKIELQEAIWPLEFEKFENKSDAIGTSGFDDRITKMIKNWYCSGKTILVEKSEHKLAIEIELKIACRCDEVAFELMWGLENHFHILVPDEELELREEGP